From Neodiprion pinetum isolate iyNeoPine1 chromosome 7, iyNeoPine1.2, whole genome shotgun sequence, a single genomic window includes:
- the LOC124223359 gene encoding uncharacterized protein — translation MEDMRTVCRLLAPGVFMGTIDLKDAYFLMQVNKSDRKYLRFVFQGEIYEFTCAPFGLCSAPFVFTKVLKPVINILREEGFLSVVYLDDFLCMGLDIKSCLANLRATKEFLISLGFIVNEKKSNFKPSRRCKYLGLIIDSEKFCLQLTDQKRESISNQVNILMKKQTCKIRFLAQIIGTLIAACPAVEYGMLHCKLLEKAKTEALTANYNNYEKTMLLPKYISEDLRWWGEKIPIASRKIRIADYKREIFSDASLTGWGAYCDGKHARGFWKPEEKSLHINDLELRAAFLALKCFATELSDCEILIRVDNSTAKAYINKMGGSQFLHLHLLAKEIWDWCEERRIWLYASYIPSRENKEADNQSRVKNIDTEWSLADYAFKRIIKRFGEPAIDLFASRNNSKCRKYCAWERDPDAMRPTVPSHGGDTYPGGRQIIREAFSRKNLPESSLEILTASLAESTIKQYNSALKDWWMFSVAKERDPFVVDASSVLDFLSQKFKDGAAYGTLNTTRSAISLISAVDITTDPNIARFFKGIFKLRPIKPKYDSTWDTEPVLTRAANLFPLNKLSLRQLTEKLVILLALGTAHRVQTLSLIAIENISRYKNNVQIKIPDIIKTSRPGASQPLLVLPLFTDRPELCVANTLLEYIKKTEELRVNEKRLLISFRKPHKAVSSQTLSRWIKKFLSECGVDEKFTAHSTRHASTSKAAEAGVSLDLIRKTAGWSEKSQVFAKFYNKPINSQNNNNFAEVVLLNRTKDK, via the exons ATGGAAGACATGAGAACAGTTTGTAGATTACTCGCACCAGGAGTTTTTATGGGTACTATTGATCTTAAAGATGCCTATTTCTTAATGCAAGTGAATAAGTCAGATAGAAAATATCTTAGATTTGTTTTCCAAGGGGAAATCTACGAGTTCACATGTGCTCCATTCGGCCTTTGCTCAGCCCCGTTCGTATTTACGAAGGTATTAAAACCTGTTATCAATATCCTTCGAGAGGAAGGATTTTTATCCGTTGTATACCTTGATGATTTTCTCTGTATGGGGCTAGATATCAAATCTTGCTTGGCAAACTTAAGAGCGACGAAAGAATTTCTAATTTCTCTCGGTTTTAttgtaaacgaaaaaaaaagtaattttaagccaAGCAGacgatgcaaatatttggGGCTGATTATTGATTCAGAGAAGTTCTGTCTACAGTTGACTGACCAGAAAAGAGAATCCATTTCAAATcaagtaaatattttaatgaaGAAGCAGACATGCAAAATAAGATTTTTAGCCCAAATAATTGGGACACTCATAGCTGCTTGCCCAGCTGTTGAATATGGTATGCTACATTGTAAGCTACTTGAAAAAGCCAAAACAGAAGCTCTAACagcaaattataataattacgaaaaaacCATGTTGTTaccaaaatatatttctgaaGATCTCAGATGGTGGGGGGAAAAAATCCCCATAGCTTCACGTAAAATAAGGATAGCGGATtataaaagagaaattttctcAGACGCTTCACTTACAGGCTGGGGAGCGTATTGTGACGGAAAGCATGCTCGAGGTTTCTGGAAACCAGAGGAAAAAAGCTTACATATTAATGATCTTGAACTACGAGCAGCTTTTTTGGCATTAAAGTGCTTTGCAACAGAGTTGAGTGATTGCGAGATTTTAATCAGAGTTGATAATTCAACAGCAAAGgcttatataaataaaatgggtGGTTCGCAATTCCTGCACTTACATCTACTGGCCAAAGAAATTTGGGACTGGTGTGAAGAACGGAGGATCTGGCTTTATGCTTCTTACATTCCATcaagagaaaataaagaagcaGATAATCAATCTCGCGTAAAAAATATAGATACTGAATGGAGTTTAGCGGACTATGCGTTCAAACGCATCATAAAACGGTTTGGTGAACCGGCAATTGATCTATTTGCTTCACGAAATAATTCtaaatgtagaaaatattGCGCTTGGGAACGTGATCCGGATGCTATG CGACCAACGGTCCCATCCCATGGCGGCGACACTTACCCTGGCGGCCGTCAGATTATCAGGGAAGCGTTCTCAAGAAAAAATCTACCAGAATCATCATTAGAAATTCTGACAGCGTCTCTAGCAGAGTCTACTATTAAACAATACAATAGTGCGTTAAAGGACTGGTGGATGTTTTCAGTAGCAAAAGAACGGGACCCATTTGTCGTTGACGCAAGTTCAGTACTAGATTTTTTATCACAGAAATTCAAGGATGGCGCAGCTTACGGGACCCTCAACACTACAAGATCGGCTATATCTCTAATATCAGCAGTGGACATTACTACTGATCCTAATATTGCTCGGTTTTTCAaaggaattttcaaattgagaCCTATCAAGCCCAAATATGACTCAACATGGGATACTGAGCCAGTATTAACAAGAGCTGCAAACTTATTCCCATTAAATAAACTGTCGTTACGCCAACTAACAGAGAAACTAGTTATTTTATTGGCTCTGGGAACTGCACATAGAGTTCAAACCCTGTCATTGATTGcaatcgaaaatatttctcgCTATAAAAACAACGTGCAAATTAAGATCCCGGATATTATCAAGACATCACGGCCTGGAGCTTCACAACCCCTGTTAGTTTTACCTTTATTCACTGATAGGCCAGAGCTTTGTGTTGCAAATACTTTACTGGAGTATATAAAAAAGACAGAGGAGTTACgagtaaatgaaaaacgttTGTTGATTTCTTTTCGCAAACCACACAAAGCGGTTTCATCGCAAACGCTTAGTCGATGGATCAAAAAGTTTCTCAGCGAGTGTGGAGTAGACGAAAAATTTACTGCCCATAGCACTCGACATGCATCGACTTCAAAAGCAGCAGAGGCAGGAGTAAGCCTAGATCTGATAAGAAAGACAGCTGGTTGGTCAGAGAAATCACAAgtctttgcaaaattttataataaaccAATAAACagtcaaaataataataattttgctGAGGTGGTTCTGCTTAATCGCACTAAAGATAAGTAA
- the LOC124222801 gene encoding uncharacterized protein yields the protein MGGHKRKSSDRDKDYEKLKKRLREMEKKLEKREQRINNDKENDNGGAQNGKLETPGSTVNATPKNPEERETPVIDLSNENETGETSQETQSASGVTETLDLDPEILKIIGETPASEPEGLKLSSHISNRWKMWLKTGQTKETKELLLKKYPRKGECSLEAPKLNPEIAASLNDGSLKRDKYFSNTQNLAGSALSALSLVIDPLLTKKREEIDIKKMLENLWDSSQILIELYRGQTIARKACILPSLNKQTAALLGKTETGELLFGDKLGEKIKESKVIDKIGTDIKSQQSSKKPGAPTSHLNVKSPSVPRYQAQAGTKPKPSKPSYNQKYSSQSKGPQSHHRGQNSKNRSRY from the exons ATGGGTGGACATAAGAGGAAATCTTCTGATCGAGACAaagattatgaaaaattaaaaaagcgACTGCGTGAAATGGAAAAGAAGCTGGAAAAACGCGAACAGAGGATAAACAACGACAAGGAGAATGACAATGGCGGTGCTCAGAATGGAAAGTTAG AGACTCCAGGGAGCACTGTGAACGCCACACCGAAAAATCCGGAGGAGAGAGAAACTCCAGTTATAGAtttatcaaatgaaaatgaaactggGGAAACATCACAAGAAACACAATCAGCCAGTGGGGTTACAGAAACTTTAGACCTGGACCCAGAGATCCTAAAAATCATCGGAGAAACTCCAGCGTCTGAGCCAGAAGGCTTAAAACTATCAAGTCATATTTCTAATCGCTGGAAAATGTGGCTCAAAACGGGACAAACTAAAGAAACTAAAGAGCTTCTACTCAAAAAATACCCCAGAAAAGGTGAATGTTCTTTAGAGGCCCCGAAGTTAAACCCTGAAATTGCTGCATCACTAAATGATGGGTCTCTTAAGAGAGATAAATACTTCTCAAACACCCAAAACTTAGCTGGCTCTGCATTATCAGCATTAAGTTTGGTCATCGATCCCTTACTCACAAAGAAACGAGAAGAAATTGACATAAAAAAGATGTTAGAAAATTTATGGGATTCTTCACAAATTTTAATTGAGTTGTACCGAGGACAGACTATAGCCAGAAAAGCTTGTATTCTGCCTAGTCTAAACAAACAAACGGCTGCACTATTGGGGAAGACTGAGACTGGTGAGCTGTTATTTGGAGACAAGTTGGGGGAAAAGATTAAGGAATCTAAGGTTATTGATAAAATAGGGACAGATATAAAATCCCAACAGTCTTCTAAGAAACCTGGAGCTCCAACGAGCCATTTAAATGTGAAGAGCCCTTCTGTTCCACGATACCAAGCTCAGGCGGGCACAAAACCAAAACCATCCAAGCCGAGTTACAATCAGAAATATTCCAGCCAATCGAAAGGTCCACAGAGTCACCACCGGGGTCAGAACAGCAAGAATCGGAGCCGATATTAA